A window of Haloarcula marismortui ATCC 43049 genomic DNA:
CGCAGCTGGACATCCATCGTCGCTTCGACGCTCAGCCCGTCGCTTGATGTCCCGCCGTTGAACTCAACTGGCTTGCAGGTGACGCGCTCGAAGACGGGGTGCCACTCGTCGGTCTCGAACTCGTCGTCAACCGACGACCACCAGTCGATAGCGTCCTGAATGGCGTTGTTCTCCGGGCGCGAGGAGTGGCCGGACTCGCTGGTGGCGACATAGGTCCCGGCCAGCAGGCCGCGATAGCCAAGCGTGATGCCCTCCCAGCCGGAGGGTTCGCCGTTGATCACGGCACCGGGTTCCGACTCGCGGTCCTCAACGAGGAATCGAGCACCTTTCGAATCGACCTCCTCGCCGACGACGCCGACGAAGGAGGCTCCGGTGCGGACGGCCGCGACGGCCATCGCACACAGCGGCCCTTTCGCGTCGACGCTGCCGCGGCCCCAAAGCACGTCACCCTCATCGTCCTCCTCGACGCGAACCGGGATGTCGCCCGGGACGGTGTCGATGTGAGAGGTGAGCAAGACGCCGTCATCTGCGGGCGCGCGGACGTTGCCAACTTCATCGAGCCACGCCTCGCGGCCGTGGGCCTCGAAGAACTCGACTAACCGTTCGGCCGCCTCCGTCTCGTTCCGCGAGACAGACGGGATGCGGACGACAGCTTCGAGCAGGTCACGTGCCTCGGTGTCAGCCTCGCGGCTCGCGGCTTCGCTCATTCCACCACCTCCGCCATCGCGTCAACGACGGCGTCAGCGTGATCCTTGTCAATGGTCAGGGGCGGGAGCAGGCGGATAACCGTGCGGCCGGCCGGCAGCGCGAGCACCTGATGGTTCAATGCAAGCTTTTTCAGCGCCGCGTTCGCGCCGCGGCCGACCTCAACGCCGATCATCAGCCCCTCGCCGCGGATGTCCCGCACGTCGTCACCGATAGCTGCCTCCAGTTCAGTCAGGAGGTAATCGCCGATAACGGCGGCGTTGCCGGGCACCGAGTCCTCGATGATGGTCGAGACTGTTGCGCCGGCAGCCGCCGAGATGACCGGCCCGCCGGAGAACGTCGAGGCATGGGAGCCGTAGTCCTCGGCGATCCAGTCCCGGCACAGCGTCGCGCCGATAGGGAGACCATTTCCGAGGCCCTTCGCTGCGGTTATCATGTCCGGCGCGACGGCGGCGCGCTGGGAGTTCCACAGCGCACCGGTCCGTCCCATCCCGGTCTGGACCTCATCGAATATGAGTGCTGCCCCGGCGTCTTCGGTAATCTCCCGTGCGTCTTCGAGGTAGCCGTCCGAGGTAGGATTGATACCGCCTTCGCCCTGAACAGGTTCGACGATGAACGCGGCGGTGTCCTCGTCGACGGCTTCCTCAAGCGCCTCGCTGTCGTCGTAGGGGACGAACTCAACATCGCCGATGAGCGGCTCGTAGGGTTTCTTGTACTTGTTTTTCCACGTGGTCGCCAGCGCGCCCATCGTCCGGCCGTGAAAGCCCTGCATCGTCGCGACGATTTTGGAGTTCCCCGTCGCCGACCGGGCGAACTTCAGCGCGGCCTCGTTGGCCTCGGTCCCGGAGTTACAGAGCCAGGTCTTGTCAATCGGGTCCGGTGCGGTCTTGGCGAGCAGGTCGTACAGCGCCGTCCGTTCGGCGTTCGGATAGGACGCCTGAACGTACGTTATCTTCTCTAGCTGTTCGCTGACGGCGCTGTGGACCGCCGGGTGCTTGTGGCCCAGCGGGACACAGGCGTAGGATGCGCCCATGTCTAGATACTCTGTGCCGCTGTCGTCGTAGACGTAGGCACCGTCGCCACGTTCGATCTGGATAGGTTTCTCGTTGAAAACGAATCCGCTCATTGTTCCTCCGTCGCTGTCTGGTCTGTGTCCTGTTCGAGTGCGCTCGCGTGAACGTGGGTTCCGCCGCCGTCAAGCGCCGAGAGAATCGGTGACTCGGCGTTGGCGTCTGCCACCACGACCTCCGATGCGCCGCCGTCGAGCGCCTCCTCGGCGGCCATGATTTTCCGGCCCATGAAGCCCTCGGCGGCGTCTTCAAGAGCGTCCCAGTCGCTTGCCGTCTCGACCGATTCGATGAGCGTCGACGGGTCATCGGGGTCCGCGTAAACGCCCTCGACATCAGTGAGGAGCACCAACTGCGCATCGAGTTCGCCGGCGATGGCCGCGGCCGAGCGATCGGCGTCGGTATTCACTGGAATTACCTCACCGTCATCGTCTCCCGCCATGGGTGGCCCAGCCACCGGCGTGTACCCATCGCCGAGCAAGGTCTCCAGCAGGTCACCGTTGACCTGCTTGATCGTGCCCGAGTGGTCGCCGCGGCGAATCTTCTTCTTCCCGTCCTCGACGACCCGCACTGCGGACTTCCGCGGTCCGTAGAGCAGTTTGCCGTCGACGCCGGTGAGCCCGACCGCATCGACGCCCTCGCTCTGGAGGCCGGCGACGAGCTGGGTGTTCAGATGCCCGAAGGCCATCTCGAACACCTCCATCGTGGTCTCGTCGGTGAACCGGCCGACGACGCCCGACGGTGTCTCGACGTATTCAGGCTCGACGCCGAGCCGTTCGAGCGTCTCGTCGACTTTGGTGGAGCCGCCGTGTACCACGACGACCTGCTCACCATCGGCCACTAACGATGCCACGTCCGCAAGCGCCCCCGCAGGGTCGACCGCGCGAGCGCCACCGACTTTGATAACGACTGTCATAAGAACTCAGGTCAGGGGTTACGGTGCGCCGACGGGGTGGAGCCCCTGGAACTCCAGCCCCGCCGTCTCTTCGATGCCGAGGGCGACGTTGGCCGCGTGGACGGCCTGCCCCGCCGACCCTTTCATCATGTTGTCGATGGCCGAGAACACGACCAGTCGCTTGTTGCCGGGGTCGAGTTCGAAGCCGACCTCGGCGCGGTTCGTCCCTGCAACTGACTTGGGTTCGGGGTAGCGGTAGACGCCACCGCCGCCGGCGACGAGTTCGACGAAGGGTTCGTCCTCGTATTCGCCGCGGTAGGCACCCCAGAGGTCGCCCTTCGAGACGCGCTGTTCGGGGAAGACGTGACAGGTCGCGCTCGCGCCGCGGATCATGTCCACCGCGTGGACGGTGAAGGACACGTCGATGCCGAGGAACTGCTGTATCTCGGCCTCGTGGCGGTGGCCCGTCGGCGCGTACGGACGGACGACGCCCGAGCGCTCGGGGTGGCTCGACGCCTCGCCGCCGCCGGCCCCGCCCTCGCTTGACCCGACCTTCACGTCGACGACGATTTGCTCGTCGCCGCTCAGGATGTCGGCCTCGAACAGCGGGAGTAGGCCCAGGATTGTCGCCGTGGCGTTACAGCCGCCGGAGGCGATGAGGTCCGCGCCTTCGAGGTTGTCGCGGTTGAGTTCCGGCAGCGCGTACTCGCTCTGTTCGAGGAGTTTCGGGCGTGTGTGCCCGTCGTACCACTCGTCGTACTGGGCCTCGCTCTCGAGGCGGAAGTCCGCCGAGAGGTCGACGACTGTGCCGGCGGCCTCCTGAAACGCGTCTATCTGCTCCATCGAGACGCCGTGGGGCGTCGCAGCGAACAGCACGTCGACCGACTCCAGGTCTTCCGGCGAACTAAAGCGTAGGTCCGAGTGCCGAAGGTTCGGGTGCGAGTGCCCGATAGTCTTGTTCTCCTTCGAGCGGCTGGTCGCCTGTGCCAGTTCGAACTCGGGATGGCCGTCAAGCAGGCGAAGCAGTTCCCCGCCGGTGAAGCCGGAGCCGCCGACGACGCTTGCCGTGTACGTCATGCTGTCACCTCGGCGTCGGTTTCGGTCGCCGCCTTCTGTTCGAGCCAGTCGACAACCTTCGCGGGTACGTCCACGTCGGTGACCTCGTTCAAGGCCTTGAATTCGACAGTGTGGTTGACCTCGTGGACCGTGTAGTCCTCGAACTCACGCGCTCGCGGCTCGCCTTGCTCACGGCTGTCGCCGTTTGCATTCGAGGCGCGTTGCGCCTCGCTCTCGCCGCTCGCGTCTTGGGTGTCGCTTTGCGACACCCCAACCTCCATCAGGTCGATACCGAGCAGCCCGCCCCCGACCGCGTCGGAAGCCTTCTCGACTAGTTCCAGTGCGCGGTCGTCGAGTTCGAACTCGTTGGTCTCAGCGCCCTTGGCAGCGTTGGTGAGCCAGTGGTCCGAGGAGCGGACCATCGCCGCGATGGGCTCGCCGTCGACAGCCAGCACGCGCATGTCGCGGCCGGGCTTTTCCACGAACTCCTGTACGTAGAAGATCTTGTGCTCGTAGTGGCCAAGTGTCTCCTTGTGTTCGAGGATAGCCTCAGCGGCCGAGCGGGAGTCGATCTTCGCCATCAGGCGACCCCACGAGCCGACAACGGGTTTGAGGACGCAGGGGTAGCCGAACTTCTCGATGGATTCCAGCGCGGCGTCCTTCGTGAACGCCACGTCGGTGTTGGGCGTCGGCACGCCCGCGGCCTCTAACGCGAGGCTGTTGTTGACCTTGTCCGCACAGGTGTCGGCGACCTCGGGACCGTTGACGACCGGCACGCCGTAGGCCTCCGCGAACTTCGTCGCGTACACGCTACGACTGGTCGCCAGACAGCGGTCGACGACGATGTCCAGATCCTCGAAGGCCTCGGGGGCCTCGTGGATATTGAACTGCTGTTTGCGAACGTCTATTTTCTCGATCTCGTGGTCGCGCTCGCGCAGTTCCGACAGGAGCAGCTTCTCGTCCCGGCGGATGCGCGAGTAGAGGAGTCCGACTTTCATACTGAGTCCTCCGTGGGTTCGCGGCTCGCAGCGTCGAGCGCCACGGTCACGTACGGCGCCGAGCGCCGCGCCACCGCGAACACCTCACTCACCCCAGTCCTCTTCGAGCTCGGGTGCGCTGTCGAGCTCGACAGGGTCGGCGCCAACGACTTCCAGTTCGGCACCGCAGGTGGCACAGTCAACGATCTCTCCGACTTCGAGGTTGTCGTGCAGGGACACGTCCGCCCCACACTCGATGCATTCTGCCATTGTAGTTCATCCTGTGACAGGGATACACTTAAAGCCTTCGAACATATCAGAATGTTTTAATTAGATATACCGCGCTCTAATGGTATCAAAGCCCTATATCCGCCATGTCTCTGAGTTGTATATCAGAATTATGGTATAATTGTCCCACGAGGGGACGGTGGTCGCTCAGACATACCGGTCCACCTCCGTCTGGCGGCGGTCAGCCGCCTGTGAAACCGCCTGCCGGCGGTCAGCCAGTACCTCGCGGTCAGCGGCGAGGGCGTCCACTGCTACCGACACCTGCTCGGCAACAGCGTCGGGGGCCGGGCCGCCGCGAGAGTCCCGCATCGCGACACTTTCCGTCGGGTCGAGTGCGGCCTCCAGCGCGTCGCGGTCGACGTAAGTTGACAGGGGTTCGCCGAGCACGTCCTCGGCCAGCCCCGACAACGCCTCGTAGTCGGGCGCGTCTTCCTCGGGCCCCAGACCGGCGGCGGCCTCGGCAACGACCTCGTGGGCCGTGCGGAACGGCACACCGGCCATCGCCAGCAAGTCCGCCACGCCAGTCGCCGTCGCAAATCCGTCAGTGGCCGCCACTTCGAGCGTCTCGGCGGGCCAGTCAGCGGTCGCAACCGCGCCGGCGGCGACTTCCACGCTTTCGGTGACGCTGTCGATGGCGTCCCAGGCATGGCGGCCGGCGCGCTGCAGGTCGCGGTTGTACGCCCGGGGCTGGCCCTTCAGGTTAGTCAGCAGGCCGTTTAGCCCGGCGACGGCGTCACCCGTGCGTCCACGGACCAGTTCCAGTGTGTCGGGGTTCTTTTTCTGGGGCATAATCGACGACGTCGAGGCGTAGTCGTCGTCGAGGGCGACGTGACCCTTGCTCGCCATCACGACCACGTCCTCGGCCAGCCCCGACAGGGTCGTCGCCAGCGTTGCCACGGCGCTGGTCGTCTCGACGAGGAAGTCGCGCGTCGCCGAGGCATCCATCGAGTTCTCCGCCACCGAGTCGAACCCGAGCAGTGCCGCGGTGCGCTCGCGGTCCACGTCGAAGGGCGTCCCCGCGAAGGCGGCCGACCCGAGGGGGTTCTGGTTGACGCGCTCGTAGGCATCCAGCAGGCGCCCGGTGTCGCGCTGGAGCGCCTGTTCGTAGGAGAGCACCCAGTGAGCGACCGTCGTCGGCTGGGCGGGCTGGAGATGCGTGTAGCCGGGCATCACCGTCCCGTCCTCGGCGCGAGCGACCTCGATGAGTTGCTCGCGGGCACCGACGACGGTCTCAATGAGGTCCAAAATGTCCTCACGCAGGCGGTAGCGGATGCAGGCCGCCACCTCGTCGTTGCGCGAACGGGCAGTGTGCATCTTCCCGCCGTCCGGGCCAACGCGCTCGATGACGGCGCTCTCTATCGCCTCGTGTACGTCCTCGCCGTCGGGTAGCGCGTCATGGCCTGCGTCCTCCACGTCCGCCAGCGCGGCCAGCACGTCGCCGGCCGTCTCGCGGTCGATGATCTCCCGTTCGGCCAGCATCACGACGTGGGCGCGGTCGACGGCCAGGTCGGCCGCGAAGATGCGCTCGTCGTCTGACAGCGAGGAGAGGAACGACCGGGCGGGCCCGCCCGCGAAGCGGTCCCGGCGGACGACCGTCTCGTCGCGGTCGTCGGCGTTTGCCGTCTCGTGGTCCTCGCCGTCGCTCATTCGCTTACTCCTCCGTGTCCTCGCTCGCGGCGTGGTCGCCGCTGCCGTCCGTTACGGCTGCCCCTTTTTTCGCATCGTCCAGAATCTTGTTCGCGAGGCGGGACTGGAAGCCGTGGTACTTCGCGACGCCGGTCGCGTCCTGCTGGGTGATACCGCCGGAGACATCCTCCTCGTTGAACGAGGCCGCCGACTCGCTGTAGACGGCGTAGTCGGACTCGCGCGAGACCGGGCGGCAGTGGCCGCCTTCGAGTTTCACCGTCACAGTGCCAGTGACGCGCTCGTTGGTGTCGTCGATGAACGCTTCGAGTGCGCCCGTCAGCGGCGCATCGACGAGGCCCTGATAGGCCTTCTGGGACCACTCCTGATCGACCTGAGCCTTGAACTGGCGTTCTTCTTGTGTGAGCACCAGTCCTTCGAGCGCCTCGTGGGCCGTCAGCAGCACCGTCGCGGCGGGGTGCTCGTAGTTCTCGCGGACTTTCAGCCCGAGCATGCGGTCCTCCATCATGTCCGTGCGACCGATACCGTGGGCACCCGCCTGCTTGTTGAGTTGTTCGATGAGTTCGACCCCGCCGAGTTCCTCGCCGTCGACGGCAACGGGAACGCCGTCTTCAAATTCGACCTCGACGAGTTCGGCATCCTTGTCCGAGGGGTTGTCCGTCCACTTGTAGATGTCGTCGGCTGGAATAGTGCTCGGGTCTTCGAGTTCAGATCCCTCGATGGAGCGGCTCCAGAGGTTCGTGTCGATCGAGTAGCGACCGCCGTCGCCGCCCTCGACGGGCAGGCCCTTCTCCGCGGCGTACTCGTTCTCCCACTCGCGGGTCAGCCCGAGTTCGCGGACCGGTGCGATGACATCGAGGTCGGAGTCGCGCCAGACGGACTCGAAGCGGAGTTGGTCGTTGCCCTTGCCGGTACAGCCGTGTGCGACGGCCGAACAGCCCTCATCTTCGGCGACTGAGAGAATGGCTTTGGCGATGACCGGGCGCGCGAGAGCGGTCCCGAGCGGGTAGCCCTGGTAGTCAGCGTTAGCCTTGACGGCTTCCATACAGAGGTCTGCGAACTCCTCGGTGGCGTCGACGACGTGCTGTTCGACGCCCAGTGCCTCGGCGGTCTCCTCGGCCTCCTCGAACTCGTAGTCGGGCTGGCCAACGTCGACGGTAACGCCGATGACCTCGTCGTAGCCGTACTCTTCTTTCAGCAGCGATACGCAAACTGTCGTGTCGAGCCCGCCCGAGAAGGCGAGCGCGACGGTTCCGTTTCCTTCTGGCATGGATGTGTTCTGGATTGGTTCCGTGGTGTGCCTGTCGGTTTCTCGATCAAACAATGGATCGAGTATCCCATCGAACCGACGACGACGGCGTCTAGCGACGAAGCGAACCTGTCAATTGAAGAGTAAGTAGTAGTGGGCCTAGAAACGGCCCGGTCGTCGTCGTCGTGGGGAGAAACGGAGGGACCCCTCGCTGTCCGCAGCGAGCATCGTGGAGAGAGGGGTCCGCGTCATGTACTTCCTGCTGTGTGACTCGGGTACTAATAGTTTCCGTGTTCACAGTGGCGTGTGAATAGACAACAAACACCGGACATCAGCAGTCATCGCGTCGCCCATAGCGACCAGCACCGGCAGCAAACTGGCGTGTGACGAGCGTTAAACGGTGTATTCGTCTTCGGTCTGGCTATTGGCCAGCATCGACAGTGTCGGACCCGCCACCCGGCGACTCGGTTTCCTCGCCATTGGTGGCCGTCTCGTTGGCTGGCGTAGCGTCGGCAACGTCCGTCCGTTCACCCGCCGGGGTCCGCTCCGGCCCGGCCCCCGGGCGGTCACCCACTTCGGTTCGGTTCGCCGCATCACTGCCGCGGTCACCGGCAACCTCAGGTCGAGCCTGCTGCCCGACGTTCGGGCCGGCGATACCCTGTGCGATAGCGGCGACTTCCGGTCCGCTCAGTTCGCTCGCGCGCTGTGAAAGGGTCTTGATCGCCGTCGCATTGATCCCCTTCTTTTCTAGCACTTCAGTGGGGAGCTGACTGGCGGTTTCGTTCGTCTCGGTAGCCAGTCGCTGAACGTTCCTCGTCTCCGCGTGGAGCTGGGCGGCCTTCGCCCGGTACTCGCCCTCACTCATCGAGCCGTTCTCGCGGGCTTGCTCCAGCGCTTGCTTTCGCTGTTGGAGTTCTTCGAGTCGGGCCTCGGAGTCGTTCACCTGCTCGGCGACGACGGATGCCTTCGCAGCGTCAGTGTTCGCCTGTGCGATGCGGACCCCGAAGGTCCGTGACTGGACCTCGCCGTCCAGTTCAGCTTCCTGCACGCTGACGACGCCTGCCAGCTGTGCGCCGGGGGCCGTCGGGTTCTCGTTGGCCTGTTCAGTCACCGCTTCCGTTTCCTGTGCCATCGTTGCGGCGGGCACTGCGGCGAGCGTGCTCACCACGAGCAGCAGCGCCAGCAATACCGGGGTGGCTCGTCTCATTCTATCCAGTACTTGTCCACCCAAGACCCTATAAATAGGCGTCAGTGATGCCGGGTTAGCGCCGATTAAGCCGGATTAAAACCGCAATACTGCGCTCGAACCAGCTGACAGGTTCCGGTGAACGGTCGGTGTCTTTATTACTGTGTTTCGCCGTCGCTGTCGGTTCCGTCGCCCTCACCGCCGTTGCCACCAGTCACGTCAGTGTCCGGCAGTGTCACCACGTTCTCCCGGCCGATGCGGAACGTTTCGACCTTGTCCTCGTCGCGCAAGCCGCCAATGACCTGACTCGTCTTGGCGTCGGTCCAGTCGAGTTCGCCGGCCACCTGCTGTTGTTTGAGCCGCCCGCCGTTCGAGTCGAGCAGTTGCAGGACCTGCTCCTCGTTGCTCAGGAGTTCGGCCGGCGGTGCGCCAGCGTCGGCATCCGTGCCGGCGGGGGCCTCCGTGTTTGAATCGTCAGATTCGACCATCGACGCCGGTGGTTCGGCCAACTCACCGCCGCCAAGGACACCGTACCGTCGAAGGGCATACGCTCCGGCGGCGATGCCGACCAGCGCGAGGAGTCCGCCGACGAGGAGGCCGTTCGACCCGCTGTCACCGCCAGCGCTGTCCCCCGAAGTGACAACCACTCGTGGCTCCGATTCCCCGAACGTCTGTTGGCCCCGCCAGGTGACAGAGTCGTTCTTCCGTTCGTCGACCTGTGGCGCGACGGAGTCGGCCTGATAGCCTGCCGGCCAGCGGACAGTCAGTGAGGTCTCGCTGTCCAGAAACAGCCCCGAGAGCGCGTCGCCGATTTCGAGGCGGTCACCGGAGACGCCGGCGAAGTTTGTCCACTGGAACCGGTAGGTGATAACGCCGTACGTCTGGCCGAACGTGTCTTCTCGCGCGCTCACAGTGACGTTCTCGATAGCCATCTCGCGGCCGGTCGCGTTCTCCGCGGCCCCGGCAGTGCGTTGCATCCGGCTCTCGAAGCGGTCCGTGTACGCTGCAGGGTTTGCCTGGATATCCGCTCGCAGGTCCTCGAAGGCCTGCGTGGCGTTGTCGTCGTCTAACCGGATGCGGTAGGCGACCGTCCAGTCGGCGGCCCCATCTGGTCCCACGTCAGCGGTCATCACGACCACGTCTGCATCGACAGACTGCTGGCCGAGGCTACCGAAACCGGCCCCGGTCGCTGTCGGTACAAGCAGTGCTACTGCGACGAATACGACTACCAGCGTTCCAGCGCTCCGGCCCATCCTACCGCGGCTACCTTCTCAGCAGGTATATCGTTTATTGCCGATTGTGTGAACTGATACGCTGCGGCCTTACATCACATGCCGCATCTCTGCCGGAGCCTGAATCGCCGGCCGCTGTGGCCACAAGGGGTTTGCCACGTGAGGGAGTCCTGTCGAGCATGGACAGAGCGAAACTCGACGTGGACACCCTGCTGAAGATTGTCCTCGTCCTCATTGTCGTCTGGTTGGTGCTCGAAATTATCGGTGGGGTTCTGGGACTGTTAGGCTGGCTTCTGGGGCCGCTCCAGCCGATACTCGGCGTGGTTCTGGTCGTCCTCATCGTCCTGTGGCTGCTTGACCGGCTGTAGGACCGCGCTCTTTTTCCCGACAGCAAGCGACCCGCTCACTGTGTACAGCATCAACGTCCCGCTCCCGTCAGCAGTCACGTCGCTGGCGGCCGACCTTGCGGCGGACCTGCCGCTCGCACAGCGACGAGGCCGGGGCGAGCACACGCTGGTCGCCAAGCGGCTGGGCGGTGGCGACCATGCGGCCTACGCTCGACTGGAAGCACAGGGTCGGGAGGCGCTTCGCGGCCAACCGGCGTTCGAGGCGAAGATTGCAGGCGTCGAGCAGTTCGAAACAGCCGTGACCGGGCCATCGCCGGTGGTGTATCTCGCCGTCGAGAGCCCCGGACTGGTCGCCTTGCACGAGCGGCTCTGCGAGCGGGTCGACCCGGTCGACGAAATGGAAGGCGACGCGTACGTCCCGCACGTGACCGTCGCCCGCGGCGGGGACTTGGACGCGGCCGCACGGCTGGTCGAGCGAGACATCGAACCGATTCGGTGGACCGTCGACGAACTCGCCTTTTATGACGCCGACCGAAACCAGCCGGTCAGCTGGGTGTCGTTGCCGGCGTAGCGCTGCTCAGTTGTCTGTCCTGGCACAGTGGCGAACAGGCGGCACGCGTCGGTTCCGGCGCGGTGGTGCCGCACAACTGCTATTCGCGCCGGGCTATGGTTACGTCACAGCGGCTGTGGTCTCGGCTTCGGATATAAACGGTTGGACCGAAAGCAATGCTTTTGGAGCGGCCTACCATCCACTACAAATATGGATTACCGCGAAGTCGACAGTACGTCCGAGTTCGTCTGCCGACTGGAGCACGGTGGGGACTGGCGCGCGCAGATCGAGGCCTTCGCGGACGAACAGGGCATCGACGCCGGCTTTTTTTACGGGCTTGGGGCAGTGCAGGACGCGGAACTCATGTTCTACGACCAGGACCGGACCGAGTACGACTCGCTGACCTTCGACGAACCGCTTGAGGTCGCCGCCTGTATGGGCAATATCTCGCATTTCGACGGGGAGCGGTTCGCCCATACACACGCCGTCCTCTCGCGGCCCGACGGCGAGGCGGTCGCCGGCCATCTGAACGCCGGCACCGTCTGGGCGGGTGAACTGTACGTCCGCGGGTTCGATACGGAACTCCAGCGGGAGCACGACGAGCCGACCGACCTGGACCTCTGGAATATCTAAGATGCGGGAGGCCGACGAACAGTACTTCGAAACGCTCGAAACCCAGCTCGAAGCCGCCTTCGACGTCGCCGAGCGGGCCAAAGAGCGCGGTGGCGACCCAAAGCCCGAAGTCGAGATTCCGACCGCCCGTGACATGGCCGACCGGGTCGAGAACATCCTCGGCATCGACGGCGTTGCCGAGCGAGTGCGGGAACTGGAAGGACAGATGTCCCGCGAAGAAGCCGCACTGGAGCTGGTCGAGGACTTCGTCGAGGGGACTGTCGGCGACTACGACAGCC
This region includes:
- a CDS encoding 2'-5' RNA ligase family protein, giving the protein MYSINVPLPSAVTSLAADLAADLPLAQRRGRGEHTLVAKRLGGGDHAAYARLEAQGREALRGQPAFEAKIAGVEQFETAVTGPSPVVYLAVESPGLVALHERLCERVDPVDEMEGDAYVPHVTVARGGDLDAAARLVERDIEPIRWTVDELAFYDADRNQPVSWVSLPA
- a CDS encoding PPC domain-containing DNA-binding protein, which gives rise to MDYREVDSTSEFVCRLEHGGDWRAQIEAFADEQGIDAGFFYGLGAVQDAELMFYDQDRTEYDSLTFDEPLEVAACMGNISHFDGERFAHTHAVLSRPDGEAVAGHLNAGTVWAGELYVRGFDTELQREHDEPTDLDLWNI